A stretch of DNA from Bactrocera neohumeralis isolate Rockhampton chromosome 6, APGP_CSIRO_Bneo_wtdbg2-racon-allhic-juicebox.fasta_v2, whole genome shotgun sequence:
atagtatccACTATGCACTGCTTTAGAAATACACAATAAATTTATCACTATAACTATTTTCGGCGAAAACAAAGCACATACATTAAtggttgttttttattattcacatcagtttttttttagtttcccaAACAGAAACATTGTCCAACTTATGCTTAATTTGGTAGAAATtaagcgaaaataaataaaattctaaatcTAAAATTTGAACTCATTATATATGTGACAAAGCTATTTATAATTACATTCGCTAAATTCGCAAAAATAGCAATTGTAGCAAACAAACTGCAATCCAACGTTATCcacattttttgacatttgatATAGACGAAATACTGTTCGTTTAATAATAAACACACGACTTTTTAGTGCGGTAAAATCACATTACAGCATGCCTACACGCGAAGCTCCtaatcttattaaaaacttacaaCCTTATACCACACACTTGTGTTTTCGATGGGCACGAATCTTTCGCCATACAAAACATAGGGATCCAATTTACATTCGTTTTTCAATACGTAAGCATGTGCTAGAACCAAGCGGATAATAGGTAATAAAATAGATATACATTTACTTAAttcttaaaaagtttatttattgaatatttgacaagttttcttattttgtagTTAAGTGTTTTGACAACTTCTTGGATATAAActggtaaaaaattataaaaagtatgtacattttaaaaaatttttgtattaaatacaGACATAcgtatatttcatataaaatagtCTATATGGATTCAAATAATGGTACACAAAATGGGTCTTAtgatgtaaaaatttatttttgtacttatATTCACAACTCTGTCGTATTAAAAACTGTTGAAGCGCGAAGAATTTGAATTTGGCAGCTCAAACGGAATTATGTGCAAGAATCATACATAGCCTAGTTAAAAAATTctgcattaattaaaataatcttACAAAAATTTCTTGATTTGCTATTTTGCAGACCATacatgtttatgtgtgtgtaaaatattttgacatttactGACAGCAcgtgtaaaacttttctttctttctattTCCCATTACTTCCCAGCAAATCACGATTATTGAATCtctaataattgaaaaaaaccgTAGAACGTTTTTAGGTAAGAAAGGAATGAACACTAGAGTTTCGGTTAGAAAAATCAATTGGAGCTTAAGAATATCATAGGACCTTTAACTTAAATCTTGAGTAGCCATGATGGCTGATTAAACCGCGGTTTTCAGGGTAATATCGCTCTAAATTAATAAAGGTAATGTAGCCTCTAGCTGGCTTGcagagtaataaataaaatttatttcacgaATTTAGaaagattttgtttaaatatttcagaGTTTCTTTACGATGTCTCTTTTAATACCATGTTTCCACCAAAACTTTCAGTTGATTAGATTACAGTTATATCGTTGTTCAGTACTTTGATAAAGTCacaagttttaaattttgagattttaaattAGAGACAATATTTGTGACTTGAGGCGATTTTGCAATTCAGTACGTCACAAAAATCTCTCAATTGAAAATAAGCAGATCTAATCAACTGTTTCATTTCGTTATTTAGAGATGTGTATAAacatgtcgataacaaatatttaattttttataacgcAGTCAAAAAGCATAtataattaccaataaaaattaataattatagctGAACTTTCAGTATATTCTAAATGGAAAACAATATTTCTCATTAGTGGTGTGCGACCTGCTTTATATCAAGGGACAAATTTGAGACAATACTTTGTGACTGAAGACTAGGAACTGTATTGTGAATAATAACTGATCAcaaattgaaactttaaaatgtctcaaatagtgactaaatctttttacaaaattgcgctataaatataatctaatcagTTCATATTTTTAGTTGGAACCTCGTATAACAATAACGATTTGATCACTGAACACTGTAGTTACACGTTTAAAAACCCGTTTCCAAGGTGGTCACACGAATATCTCGataaaatagatgaaaattgaaattcatggcaaacaaattgttaattaataataagggggattctcttgctcttgcaagattgcacgatgacacaaaatgcaaaaatcctataccgaaatatgcaaggccaagtgagcacccattgcagactctagtgaacggctgattcggtcattTTATTGAGGATGACTATTGTGAATTAGCGCACCTTcagcattcattcttaacaaaaaactgtaacaaatttttataatttaagtaaaaattataaaacctaTTTAAAACCTACCTTCCTCAGCAATTTaacggcaaaatatgtctttatgtaaaatgacaacTAAAACAGgattgcaattatatttttgcgtgacattgcacgcaaatatgcatgggttttggtctgacatattttacagccattgcaaataattttctgcgtatgtttgttgttgtgccggtgcatcaagaggaaatatatgcaattcttgcaccgtgctagggttttgcaagagcaagagaatacccctattaatTTTGACATTATGGATACAAAAACTTCTTTCTTAAGAGGAGGTACGCTTCGTATCCACACAACCTTCTATAATTCAATCTTGCTCTGTATTGAGTTAGGGGGTTTCCTAAAGtgtgaacaaattttatatttgttactAGCAAGCAAAGTATGTGGTTtctatttaattcattttacgaacatatttaataattttagtaacAGGCAAACATTCAAACGCTGCAATTGAGtttgttttgaatttcaattgtcaaaattttcctttatatttcgcacagcaaattttaaaatttggttacATCATAGTATATTTTTACACCTCaacttaatacaaaaaaattggtaCCGTTTGACACACAGAAAATTCTGGGAGATGGAAGTATTTTGGACAATTGTTGTGGTATATTCGAATGATGaaattttaacaactttaaAGAACACACATTGAAGGTGCACACAGAAACAAATTGAAGAGATCTTTCGCTCTTACAAGGTACAAGACGGACTCGccgtgcttcaaaaaaataaccctggttgGACCAACAGCTGGGAGTACTCAGTTCTTTCGCGTTGAattcctttttgcgttggcggttggcgcttaaaaaaaaaataaccctggccaaTCCATACGGACTTATcaatataatgaaaattctgaaatattttacatGACTCATCACAATACATTTTGTATTGACGGCATAATcttcctttttttcttatttttattccattacaaaatatggtaacacaaatattttgtttgtttgtaacaattttcttattgtatgaataaatggatttcaactaaagtttaatatggaaataaagttatttttgcactatttaatatacaataaatggttagaaacgaattagtgaaagGTTAGTGggtgtaaaagttaaaaatataagtataaaattcattataaatcggagaaacacgtatattaaatagttgaatttttgaactttaaatgcaaatttctcTAAAACCATAAGACAGCgacaactatatatatatacacattctagatctggagaacctcctctatccgcTATTATAAATCACAGCCAAACAAGCTAATAGCTTAACATGCtgttcaaataaaatatgcctattgattatttttgttcGTGGTTAAACGTATGCAACCAACGACATAGTTTGTGCAAACTGAGAaactttttattgtatataaagATATTGACAGTTTAAAccaagtataaatatattcttgATTACAACCTTGTAGATTAATGTGAGTTGTTCGTGAATTATACTTAAACAGCAAATCGAAATTAGACGTCGGACATCGTCACCAATTttcattgtgttgaaaattgctacaaaattttaaagagtttATTGCTAGAAAATCGTGTCTAATATTCATAGGCAAgtgtataattttaaaaatatattcaggaTTTGAATTTTCTGGATTATAGTGCTCTCTGATGTATATTTCTGTcgaataaaaatcaagttttcgATATTCATAATTTGTGACAATTTTGTGCTCTGAATGAAGATAAGTAGCAGAAAAAACACACTTCTTGCATTGGTGAGCGAATTGTAGGAATTGCAGCCATTTCTTTTAGGATATTCTCCGTTGTGGATTCCTTTCATAAATTTAATGTGTATGAGTACTCGTTAATCGTGgtaatatgaatatgtatatttagatttattgtggttaggttttttttattaaaaagcccCGTTTATCTACCTATCTACGCGAGAATGAAAACTATAGGttcaatttagaaaataatatgagcAAATTTTAGAATTGCATCTCCTGAGATTGGATGttctccagattaagaaaatatatacatatggttACCGTTGTCTTACGggtttcgagatatttgcattaaaattttaaaaattaaactattaaaaGTGCGTGTTTCTTTGATTCATAATGGATTttacacttaaatttttaacttttccacTTAGACTTCACTAAAtcttttgtacatatttatttccgATTAAATAGtgcgaaataattttaattcaatatttcaaattggTTCAATTCTTTTCATTCACACAAtaataaagatataaataaaaggGTTTATTCTAACAAATAACGAACTACCTATCAAAAATCAAGAGTAAAAGCATTGTATGTTCATTTGAGGAAAATAATATCTTTCAAGAAAGAACTAAtatttggattaaaaatatatatattttacaattgtaTTAAACTTCTTTCCAAACTCTCTgaatacatacaacaaatatgAGTAATTTAGGACTATGTATCATAGTATTAACATATTAATCCAGCTTTAGAACCTGTACAGTGTACAGATTATATAGTTTAACAAAACTTCCATTAACGCGTTCACTgttaagtataaaaattactaaaataccAAATGTTACAATTGAACAGATTTGTTTAGTCACATTTTCAAACCTAACTCTAATATGAAATTAATGTGTAAAACTAAACACGGTAGTAGgaagtgaaaaataaattcacataaCCACGAATATGATTAAATATTATCCGAGCGTTTTTCTCAACATTAATTATTTAGTATCTAAGGCAAAGTTGCGAAGTTTTGCAATTCAATATGCTTAAGCTTAAACTTCAGAATAGGAATTCGGGAAGAAATGGTTCAAGATCCTGATTTTGCTTCTTTTCTATAAGCTATTCGAGATGtagatattttaatataacgaaatattaatattcCGATAAATGCATGGCTTTTGTACACCAAACTGTGTGATTAgctattttaatttgataatcAAGTTTCCACATGATTTGGctggaaaaatttcagtttagttcagtagaaaaaaaacTGTATAGGTCGCAGAATTGTGACTGACGATGACTGCAAATAGCCAGCAGCATTATTTTCCTAAAATAGCAGATAATCATTATCCACACCAAGAACTGTCAGCTCTGCAgcatttcttaaaattatttgaggtatGCTTTCTGTCACTAGAGAGAGAAACTGCAACTCGTTATCATTTTTCCGATAATTCTTGGGTGAATGAGATTGATTCAAGGTAATAACAGTTCcttcattttttcattttttttttcagtttttttgcgactatttgtataaaaaatatagcaaaaccATTAGCGCAATTAATATTGAACGTGTGGCATTTTCCCCTCAATCCTCACGATGCAAATATCACAATAAATATTGAACGTGTGACAGAGGCCTAAAGGATCCACCACCACAAATacctttacatatatatttctcttatatatatgtttagATATTGaagtgtgtgtatataattatatacacagTAACGTACAAGTTGCCAGGTGTTTTTACAGTTTTAACTACCTGCTTATAAGTCAATAAGTGTTCTATACTAGCCTGTATTCCTCACATAGTGAcgttttgtaaaatgtataaggattttttctcaattattttaaaacatcttaatatatgtacaatagaaataaacaaaaaaaattcatatcttttttagttttatcacCTGTGgcaatacataataataataacttctATACagaataaatttgaaaagtgaaaatctACGCTCTCGAGCAAACTATTGTCAGTAAAAATGGCTTGTGCAACACTTAAGCGAACACTAGACTGGGAAGCACTAAATCAGCGTCCTACAAAACGTAGACGTTGCAATCCTCTTGGGCAAACCACCGGAAACGGATCATCACCATCGCGCTCATCTGTGGCATCTACTTTATATGATAATGTGCAGAGTCCTAGTGGAAGCCGTATTTCCAAAGAACCACAGCCTAATCCATTCACAGAGaccaatttaacaaaaatatcaccaggtaagtataatatataaaatatgtcattTATATTTGATGCTTTAAGATTTCTTATAGAACATGAACCATGGTACAATAAAtcatttaataataacaaactgagattatatttagaaatattttttcaatttatgagcgtattttttttttcttttttttttaagataaaattGCTCAGGATATCCGTGATGAAATTAAACGACTGCACCGTTGTAAACGTCTTCAATTCCCATCGTCTAACGTAGATGGTATGCAACAGGACTCAGAATCGAGCGGTTCCGAAATGGGTGCCGATAGTCCACGTCGTCCTGACACCCCACCGAGTTTGGTGCGTAATCCAGAGAAAGCGCTTTTTACATTCAAGCAAGTTC
This window harbors:
- the LOC126762097 gene encoding akirin — encoded protein: MACATLKRTLDWEALNQRPTKRRRCNPLGQTTGNGSSPSRSSVASTLYDNVQSPSGSRISKEPQPNPFTETNLTKISPDKIAQDIRDEIKRLHRCKRLQFPSSNVDGMQQDSESSGSEMGADSPRRPDTPPSLVRNPEKALFTFKQVQLICERMLKEREDEIRENYNAVLTTKLAEQYDAFVKFTYDQIQRRYEATPSYLS